In one Paraburkholderia megapolitana genomic region, the following are encoded:
- a CDS encoding efflux RND transporter permease subunit has translation MLALVRIALSRPYTFVVLAIFILIIGVLSALGTPTDIFPDIRIPVISVVWQYTGLPPDQMAGRITSPYERVLTTTVNDIQHIEAESVNGFGIVKIFFQPGVNISTANAQVTAVSQTILRQLPPGSTPPLILNYNASTVPIIQLALSGAGLSEQNLGDLGLNALRPQLVTVAGAAIPYPFGGKTRQVQIDVDPAALQAHGLSAQDVANALAGQNLITPVGTEKIGDHEYVLQLNNAPSAIKALGDLPIKTVNGTVVYIRDVASVLDGSPPQTNIVHVNGHRSVLMSVLKNGSASTLGIISGIKDRLQIAKQSLPDNLRIDPIGDQSLFVRAAISGVAREGVIAAALTSLMILLFLGSWRSTVIIATSIPLAILGSIATLSALGETLNIMTLGGLALAVGILVDDATVTIENINWHLEQGKAVEPAILDGGAQIVTPAFVSLLCICIVFVPMFFLNGVARFLFVPMAQAVIFAMVSSFILSRTLVPTMAKFLLHPHNLNEDTHETKRPGPLARFQRGFEARFEKVRDGYHGFLALALRHRQPFVSCFLGFVLLSFALVPFLGRNFFPSVDAGQILLHVRAPVGVRVEKTAEIFADVEASIRQIIPPSELGTVVDNVGLPVSGINLAYNNTGTIGSQDGDIQIALKEDHRPTADYVREMRAKLPREFPGVTFSFPPADIISQILNFGSPAPVDLQIRGNNLAGNFTYANRVLREIRRVPGVVDARIQQSQGSPTFNVDVDRTRAQLLGIAERDVTNSLVVNLAGSSQVAPTFWLNNDNGVSYPIVMQTPQYSLDSLSSLQNLPITAGSQGTPQILGGLATVQRTISNAVVSQYNIQPMVEIFATTQDRDLGAVASDIQRIVAQNAQVLPKGSSIALLGQVQTMNSAFGGMLFGLLGAVVLIYLIIVVNFQSWADPFVIVTALPAALAGIIWMLFATHTTLSVPALTGAIMCMGVATANSILVVSFCRERLAVHGDAFQAALEAGFTRFRPVLMTALSMIIGMAPMALALGEGGEQNAPLGRAVIGGLIFATTASLLLVPVIFCIVHSRPGRATATPAIATGGPSHAV, from the coding sequence ATGCTCGCCCTGGTACGTATCGCCCTTTCCCGACCGTACACGTTTGTGGTCCTGGCGATCTTCATTCTGATCATCGGCGTTCTTTCCGCATTGGGAACGCCGACCGACATCTTCCCTGACATCCGCATCCCGGTGATCAGCGTCGTGTGGCAATACACGGGTCTGCCGCCGGACCAGATGGCCGGCCGGATCACGTCGCCGTACGAACGCGTGCTCACGACCACCGTGAACGACATCCAGCACATCGAAGCGGAATCGGTGAACGGCTTCGGTATCGTCAAGATCTTCTTCCAGCCTGGCGTGAACATCAGTACCGCGAACGCGCAGGTGACCGCGGTGTCGCAAACTATCCTGCGCCAGTTACCGCCCGGCAGCACGCCGCCGCTGATCCTGAACTACAACGCGTCGACTGTGCCGATCATTCAGCTTGCGCTGTCGGGTGCGGGACTCTCCGAGCAGAATCTCGGCGACCTTGGGTTGAACGCGTTGCGTCCGCAGCTCGTCACCGTGGCCGGGGCGGCAATTCCTTACCCGTTCGGCGGCAAGACACGCCAGGTCCAGATCGATGTCGACCCGGCGGCGCTACAGGCACACGGTCTGTCCGCGCAGGACGTCGCGAACGCGCTGGCTGGGCAAAACCTGATCACACCGGTCGGCACGGAGAAGATCGGCGACCATGAATACGTGCTGCAACTGAACAACGCGCCGTCCGCGATCAAGGCGCTCGGCGATCTGCCGATCAAGACCGTCAACGGCACCGTCGTGTATATCCGCGATGTGGCAAGTGTGCTGGACGGTAGCCCGCCGCAGACCAACATCGTCCATGTGAACGGTCACCGCTCGGTGCTGATGTCCGTGTTGAAGAACGGCTCGGCGTCCACGCTCGGGATTATTTCCGGCATCAAGGACCGCCTGCAGATCGCGAAGCAGTCGCTACCCGATAACCTGCGGATCGATCCGATCGGCGACCAGTCGCTGTTCGTGCGGGCAGCTATCAGCGGCGTGGCGCGCGAAGGCGTGATCGCTGCCGCGCTAACAAGCCTGATGATCCTGCTGTTCCTCGGCAGCTGGCGCTCCACGGTCATCATCGCCACCTCGATCCCGCTCGCCATTCTCGGTTCGATCGCGACACTGTCGGCGCTCGGCGAAACGCTCAACATCATGACGCTCGGCGGGCTCGCGCTGGCGGTCGGGATTCTCGTCGACGACGCGACCGTCACGATCGAAAACATCAACTGGCACCTCGAACAAGGCAAGGCGGTCGAGCCTGCCATTCTCGACGGCGGCGCGCAGATCGTCACACCGGCCTTCGTGTCGCTACTGTGCATCTGCATCGTGTTCGTGCCGATGTTCTTCCTGAACGGCGTCGCGCGCTTCCTGTTCGTGCCGATGGCCCAGGCGGTGATCTTCGCGATGGTGTCGTCGTTCATCCTGTCGCGCACGCTGGTCCCGACGATGGCGAAGTTCCTGCTGCATCCGCATAACCTCAACGAAGACACTCACGAAACGAAACGCCCCGGTCCGCTCGCGCGCTTTCAGCGCGGCTTCGAAGCGCGCTTCGAGAAGGTCCGCGACGGCTATCACGGCTTCCTCGCACTCGCGCTGCGTCATCGCCAGCCGTTCGTCAGTTGCTTCCTTGGTTTCGTGCTGCTGTCGTTTGCGCTGGTGCCGTTTCTTGGGCGCAACTTCTTTCCCTCGGTAGACGCGGGACAGATTCTTCTGCATGTGCGGGCACCGGTCGGCGTGCGCGTTGAAAAGACCGCCGAAATCTTTGCGGATGTCGAGGCATCAATCCGTCAGATCATCCCACCATCGGAACTCGGCACGGTGGTCGATAACGTCGGACTACCGGTCAGCGGGATCAATCTTGCCTACAACAACACCGGCACGATCGGCTCGCAGGACGGCGACATCCAGATCGCACTGAAAGAAGACCACCGGCCGACCGCCGACTACGTCCGCGAAATGCGCGCGAAACTGCCGCGCGAATTCCCGGGCGTCACGTTCTCGTTCCCGCCGGCGGACATCATCAGCCAGATCCTGAACTTCGGTTCTCCCGCACCGGTCGATCTGCAGATTCGCGGCAACAACCTGGCAGGTAACTTCACCTACGCGAACCGCGTGCTGCGCGAGATTCGCCGGGTACCTGGCGTGGTCGATGCACGGATTCAGCAATCGCAAGGCAGTCCGACCTTTAACGTCGACGTCGACCGAACCCGCGCGCAGTTGCTCGGCATCGCCGAACGCGATGTCACCAACAGCCTCGTGGTGAATCTGGCGGGTTCGAGTCAGGTTGCACCGACGTTCTGGTTGAATAATGACAACGGCGTGTCCTACCCGATCGTGATGCAGACACCGCAATACAGCCTCGATTCGCTCTCGTCGCTACAGAACCTGCCGATCACCGCCGGCTCGCAAGGTACGCCGCAAATTCTCGGCGGCCTCGCGACTGTTCAGCGGACCATCAGCAACGCAGTGGTGAGCCAGTACAACATCCAGCCGATGGTAGAAATCTTCGCGACCACCCAGGATCGCGATCTGGGCGCGGTCGCCTCCGACATCCAGCGCATCGTGGCGCAGAACGCGCAGGTGCTGCCAAAGGGTTCGTCGATCGCGCTGCTCGGCCAGGTACAGACGATGAACAGCGCGTTCGGCGGCATGCTATTCGGCCTGCTTGGTGCGGTCGTGCTGATCTACCTGATCATCGTGGTCAACTTCCAGTCGTGGGCCGATCCGTTCGTGATTGTCACGGCGTTGCCGGCGGCGCTTGCCGGCATCATCTGGATGCTGTTCGCTACCCACACCACGCTCTCGGTGCCGGCGCTGACCGGGGCGATCATGTGTATGGGTGTGGCGACGGCCAATTCGATTCTTGTCGTCAGCTTCTGTCGCGAGCGTCTTGCTGTTCACGGCGATGCTTTTCAGGCTGCGCTCGAGGCCGGCTTCACGCGCTTTCGTCCCGTGCTCATGACCGCTCTGTCGATGATCATCGGTATGGCGCCGATGGCCCTCGCGCTCGGCGAAGGCGGCGAACAGAATGCACCGCTTGGCCGCGCCGTGATCGGCGGTTTGATTTTTGCCACCACCGCATCGCTACTTCTGGTTCCGGTGATTTTCTGCATCGTCCATTCGCGCCCTGGGCGCGCCACTGCTACCCCGGCAATTGCTACGGGAGGTCCTTCACATGCCGTCTGA
- a CDS encoding efflux RND transporter periplasmic adaptor subunit, which translates to MPSEPVIAQPVSRRTIRLIAITGIVVAVIVVVSGVAVRAVGARDLRAWTSEQTLPTVNLVQPKAASSGSTLDLPSRLEAFSRAPIFARVSGYLKSWDVDIGGQVKAGQLLAVIESPELDQQLIQARADLATAQANAALAATTAKRWQALLGTDSVAKQDVDDRTGDYAAKKAVVAAAQANVERLVATKGFERIIAPFDGTVTSRDTDIGALINAGSGGVGQELFTVSDVKQLRVYVQVPQNYAPIVQVGTVATLSVPEYPGQHFTARVIASANAVNASSGTTLVQLLVDNSNGKLMPGGFASLQFKLPVQADAVRIPASALVFDARGLRVATVDANNHVAFKTVTISRDFGDAVEIGSGLTAADRVIDTPPDGLIDGDSVKVAAAAATSKAAKNG; encoded by the coding sequence ATGCCGTCTGAACCCGTTATTGCCCAACCCGTGTCGCGACGCACGATACGTTTGATTGCCATAACCGGCATCGTGGTCGCTGTGATCGTGGTCGTATCGGGCGTCGCAGTGCGCGCGGTCGGCGCCCGCGACCTTAGAGCCTGGACCAGCGAGCAAACGCTGCCGACCGTCAACCTGGTCCAGCCGAAAGCTGCATCGAGCGGCTCGACGCTCGATCTACCGTCGCGTCTCGAGGCATTTTCGCGCGCGCCGATCTTCGCGCGAGTCAGCGGTTATCTGAAATCGTGGGACGTCGATATCGGCGGCCAGGTGAAGGCCGGCCAGTTGCTTGCGGTGATCGAGTCGCCCGAACTCGACCAGCAACTGATCCAGGCCCGCGCCGATCTCGCCACTGCTCAGGCCAATGCCGCGCTGGCCGCGACAACGGCGAAACGCTGGCAGGCGCTGCTCGGCACCGACTCGGTTGCCAAACAGGATGTCGACGATCGTACCGGCGACTACGCCGCGAAAAAGGCGGTCGTCGCCGCTGCGCAAGCCAACGTCGAACGACTGGTGGCAACCAAAGGTTTCGAGCGGATCATCGCGCCGTTCGACGGCACCGTGACCTCGCGCGACACCGACATCGGCGCGTTGATCAACGCCGGCAGTGGTGGCGTAGGGCAGGAGTTGTTTACCGTCTCCGATGTGAAGCAATTGCGCGTGTATGTGCAGGTTCCGCAGAATTATGCGCCTATCGTTCAGGTCGGTACGGTGGCTACGCTGAGCGTGCCCGAGTACCCGGGGCAACACTTCACGGCGCGGGTGATTGCATCGGCCAATGCCGTGAACGCAAGCTCCGGCACGACGCTCGTTCAGTTGCTGGTCGACAACAGTAACGGCAAGCTGATGCCGGGCGGCTTCGCGAGCCTGCAATTCAAGCTGCCCGTGCAAGCCGATGCCGTACGGATTCCAGCGAGCGCGCTGGTCTTCGACGCGCGCGGTCTCAGGGTCGCGACCGTCGATGCGAACAATCATGTCGCGTTCAAGACCGTCACGATCAGCCGAGACTTCGGCGATGCGGTCGAGATCGGTTCAGGGCTCACTGCTGCCGATCGCGTGATCGATACGCCGCCTGATGGGCTGATCGACGGCGACAGCGTAAAGGTGGCCGCGGCGGCCGCCACGAGCAAGGCGGCGAAAAATGGCTAG
- a CDS encoding efflux transporter outer membrane subunit, which translates to MASPPRSTTSVAALLVGSLTLALAACSLAPEYKVPPSPVAAQYKTIGPWISAQPTDQLSRTGWWKIYGDTQLDDLEQRLLANNTDLAAALSHYQQAQAFVDQLSSALYPKLSASAVPQRDRQSDNRPLRSGGPNDYNSVTLGGEVDYDLDLWGRVRDSVAAGKDEAQASKADLASVQLSLQVQLADNYIRIRGLDQQTELLTETVKAFAQALQLTQTRHGGGISSGLDVSRAQTQLSSAKSQLSQNLAQRALIEHAIAVLVGASASEFTLAEQTTPIPLPVIPTGVPSTLLQRRPDIAAAERRVAEANAKIGVARAAYFPSITLSAQGGVQSSQYAQLLTAPNFLWAVGPQLVQYVFDGGLRKAQLKEAKEATAEAGARYRGVVLSAFQQIEDNLSLLADLGTALGQQRDAADAAQHSVDLALNLYKQGAVGYLDVVQAQTAALDAQRSVLDVQTRQLSANVQLIHALGGGWSSEELASSSAAPELVNASGGEAKTN; encoded by the coding sequence ATGGCTAGCCCGCCGCGTTCGACAACGAGCGTAGCGGCCCTGCTCGTCGGATCGCTTACGCTTGCACTCGCTGCCTGCTCGCTTGCGCCCGAGTACAAGGTGCCGCCCTCGCCTGTCGCCGCGCAATACAAGACCATTGGCCCGTGGATCAGCGCACAACCCACCGATCAGTTGAGTCGCACCGGCTGGTGGAAGATCTACGGCGATACGCAACTCGACGATCTCGAACAGCGCCTGCTCGCCAACAACACGGACCTCGCTGCGGCACTTTCGCACTATCAACAGGCGCAGGCGTTCGTCGACCAGCTGTCGTCGGCGCTCTATCCGAAGCTCAGTGCGAGTGCCGTTCCGCAGCGCGACCGTCAGTCGGATAACCGGCCGCTGCGCTCGGGTGGTCCGAATGATTACAACTCGGTCACGTTAGGCGGCGAAGTCGATTACGACCTCGATCTGTGGGGACGGGTGCGCGATTCGGTGGCGGCGGGCAAGGACGAAGCGCAGGCGTCGAAGGCCGACCTCGCGTCGGTCCAGTTGAGCCTGCAGGTACAGCTCGCGGACAACTACATCCGGATTCGCGGTCTCGATCAGCAGACGGAATTGCTGACTGAAACCGTGAAGGCTTTTGCACAGGCGCTGCAACTCACGCAGACCCGACACGGTGGTGGCATCTCGTCGGGCCTCGATGTGTCGCGTGCGCAGACACAGTTGTCATCGGCGAAATCGCAGTTGTCGCAGAACCTCGCGCAGCGTGCGCTGATTGAACATGCAATTGCTGTGCTGGTCGGTGCGTCGGCTTCCGAGTTCACGCTCGCCGAGCAGACCACACCGATCCCGTTGCCGGTGATACCCACAGGCGTGCCTTCTACGTTACTGCAACGCCGGCCCGATATCGCCGCCGCCGAACGCCGGGTCGCGGAGGCCAACGCAAAGATCGGCGTTGCGCGGGCTGCGTATTTTCCTTCGATCACGTTGAGCGCACAGGGCGGTGTGCAGAGTTCGCAGTACGCGCAATTGCTTACCGCGCCGAATTTTCTGTGGGCAGTTGGTCCGCAGCTTGTGCAGTATGTTTTCGACGGTGGCTTAAGAAAAGCGCAGTTGAAGGAGGCGAAAGAAGCGACCGCCGAAGCCGGCGCACGATACAGAGGTGTCGTGTTGTCGGCGTTCCAGCAGATCGAGGACAATCTTTCGCTGCTTGCAGATCTGGGCACGGCACTTGGACAGCAACGCGATGCCGCCGACGCCGCGCAGCATTCGGTGGATCTTGCGTTGAATCTGTACAAGCAGGGAGCGGTCGGGTACCTCGACGTCGTGCAGGCGCAGACCGCTGCGCTCGACGCGCAAAGAAGCGTACTGGATGTGCAGACGCGCCAGTTAAGCGCGAACGTGCAGCTGATTCATGCGCTGGGCGGTGGGTGGTCCAGCGAGGAACTGGCTAGCTCCAGCGCCGCGCCCGAGTTGGTAAACGCCAGCGGAGGCGAAGCGAAGACGAATTGA
- a CDS encoding oxidoreductase, protein MMNRNNPVWLITGCSTGFGRELARLVLARGWRAVVTARDESKVQDIVRGYEDQALVLPLDVTKRKQIEHAVAQTISRFGRIDALVNNAGYGYLAAIEEGEDDAVREMFEANVFGLVDMTKAVLPTMRAQKSGIIVNVSSIGGLTSFAATGYYHGTKYAVEGISESLAQEVKPLGIDVLIVEPSAFRTNWAGPSIKQSATQIADYSATAGERRKQTEARSGNQPGDPVRAAQAIIDAALSDTPPLRLLLGKMALELARKKLDLLRQDFDTWEATTVGADFPQGEA, encoded by the coding sequence ATGATGAACCGAAACAATCCCGTCTGGCTAATCACCGGCTGCTCGACCGGCTTTGGTCGCGAACTCGCCAGACTCGTGCTCGCGCGCGGCTGGCGCGCGGTCGTCACGGCGCGCGACGAATCGAAGGTGCAGGACATTGTCCGCGGGTATGAAGACCAGGCGCTCGTGCTGCCGCTCGACGTGACGAAACGCAAGCAGATCGAGCACGCCGTCGCACAGACAATCTCGCGCTTCGGCCGTATCGACGCGCTCGTCAACAACGCCGGCTACGGCTATCTCGCCGCGATCGAGGAAGGCGAAGACGACGCCGTGCGCGAGATGTTCGAAGCCAACGTATTCGGTCTCGTCGACATGACGAAGGCCGTACTGCCGACGATGCGCGCGCAGAAAAGCGGCATCATCGTCAACGTTTCGTCGATTGGCGGTCTGACGAGTTTCGCCGCGACCGGTTACTACCACGGCACCAAGTACGCGGTGGAAGGTATCTCCGAATCGCTTGCACAGGAAGTGAAGCCGCTCGGTATCGATGTGCTGATCGTCGAACCCAGCGCGTTTCGTACCAACTGGGCAGGACCGTCGATCAAGCAATCCGCGACGCAAATCGCCGATTACAGCGCGACTGCCGGCGAGCGCCGCAAGCAGACCGAGGCGCGTAGCGGCAATCAACCTGGCGATCCGGTGCGTGCCGCGCAGGCGATCATTGACGCAGCGCTCTCCGATACGCCGCCGTTGCGTTTGTTGCTCGGCAAGATGGCGCTCGAGCTGGCACGCAAGAAGCTCGACCTGCTGCGTCAAGATTTCGATACGTGGGAAGCGACGACAGTAGGCGCGGATTTCCCGCAAGGCGAAGCTTAA
- a CDS encoding CocE/NonD family hydrolase: MRKFTRYLAAWTVALMFASPVWAATFSATYQRIASWDGTQLGAVVLLPQGQGSGPFPLVVMPASWGAPNLEYVGRGAEMAANGYVVVSYTSRGFFDSQGSIDIAGPDTVKDVSAVIDWALVNTPANPKAIGVSGISYGAGLGLLAAERDPRIKAVASLSTWADLLAALDANRTPSAQALAVLGLGGAVTGRAGPLLASVDADLLAGNYDAIVTSMTPDNAIRSPASDVSKLNANGAAILVANSFDDGLFPPGQLVDLFQNIKNPKQMMFSQGDHATAEVPGALGLPNDVYTAVGRWFDRYLKGVQNGVEKESVVKLRSQDSVWHGYADWSAVQAGATHYYLGGPRGLLLPTGQLASSASTGWNSSIFTALPTVASSGIVEVSGFLQSLGQPPAALIPLVSRLGAGVWAGPKLATAQRLDGMSMLHVTVTPSQANTSLYAYLYSVDGYGNGQLVSYKPYTLRNATPNLAVPIDVRLEANSWNIPAGNQLVLVVGTVDFRYAGVTQAGGVVSFSSPQGDPSTLTVPLH, translated from the coding sequence ATGCGTAAATTCACGAGGTATCTGGCAGCCTGGACGGTGGCGCTGATGTTTGCGTCGCCGGTCTGGGCTGCAACTTTTTCGGCAACGTATCAACGCATTGCAAGTTGGGATGGAACGCAGTTAGGGGCGGTTGTGCTGCTTCCGCAGGGGCAGGGTAGCGGTCCGTTTCCGCTGGTGGTCATGCCGGCAAGCTGGGGCGCGCCGAATCTGGAATACGTGGGACGCGGCGCGGAAATGGCCGCTAACGGCTATGTCGTCGTGAGCTATACGTCGCGCGGCTTTTTCGATTCGCAAGGCTCGATCGATATTGCCGGGCCGGACACGGTCAAGGACGTGAGCGCGGTGATCGACTGGGCGCTGGTCAATACGCCAGCGAACCCGAAAGCGATCGGCGTGTCGGGCATCTCGTACGGAGCGGGTCTCGGCCTGCTAGCTGCCGAACGTGATCCGCGAATCAAGGCAGTCGCATCGCTCAGCACCTGGGCCGATCTGCTTGCCGCACTCGATGCCAACCGCACACCGAGCGCGCAGGCCCTCGCTGTTCTGGGCCTGGGCGGCGCGGTGACCGGGCGAGCGGGGCCGCTACTCGCTTCGGTCGATGCCGATCTGCTCGCTGGCAACTACGACGCGATCGTGACCTCGATGACACCGGACAACGCGATACGCAGCCCGGCATCCGACGTATCGAAGCTCAACGCGAACGGCGCCGCGATCCTGGTCGCGAACTCGTTCGACGATGGGCTGTTTCCGCCGGGACAACTGGTGGATCTCTTTCAGAACATCAAGAATCCGAAGCAGATGATGTTCAGCCAGGGCGATCATGCGACCGCGGAAGTGCCCGGTGCGCTCGGTTTGCCCAACGACGTCTATACGGCGGTCGGTCGCTGGTTCGATCGTTATCTGAAGGGTGTGCAGAACGGCGTCGAGAAAGAATCGGTCGTGAAGCTGCGCTCGCAGGATAGCGTCTGGCATGGCTATGCTGATTGGTCCGCGGTGCAGGCGGGGGCGACGCACTACTATCTCGGCGGACCTAGAGGGCTGCTGCTGCCGACCGGGCAACTGGCTTCGTCGGCGAGTACAGGCTGGAATTCGTCGATCTTTACCGCGCTTCCGACGGTGGCGTCGTCAGGCATCGTCGAGGTGTCCGGCTTCCTGCAATCGCTGGGCCAACCGCCGGCCGCATTGATTCCGCTCGTATCGCGTCTCGGTGCGGGTGTCTGGGCAGGACCTAAGCTTGCGACTGCACAACGTCTCGACGGTATGTCGATGCTGCATGTGACGGTAACGCCGAGCCAGGCGAATACGTCGCTCTATGCTTACCTGTACAGCGTCGATGGATACGGTAACGGGCAACTGGTTTCGTACAAACCGTACACGCTGCGTAACGCCACACCGAACCTCGCCGTGCCAATCGATGTCCGTCTCGAAGCGAATAGCTGGAATATTCCGGCAGGCAATCAACTGGTGCTCGTGGTCGGCACTGTCGATTTTCGCTATGCCGGTGTGACTCAGGCTGGCGGCGTCGTGTCGTTTAGTTCGCCGCAGGGCGATCCTTCGACGTTGACGGTGCCGCTGCATTAG
- a CDS encoding AMP-binding protein yields MNSRHWVASYGDIPSEIDADAYPSVTHMLEGAMRRFADLPAFRSFGNTLTYADIDRLSRDFAAYLQGTLGIKKGDRVAVMTPNLLAFPIAFLGIIRAGAVQVNVNPLYTPRELEHQLKDAGVETIVVFTGSTSVIAEVKDKVGLKTILTVGPGDGTSANLPAPPVDARLTTTIAFRDALAAGAALPFKPVDTTGNDLLFLQYTGGTTGLSKGAALTHRNLVANTEQFKVFMPGAMRPGQEVIVTALPLYHIFALMVNFITFFSIGADNWLVANPRDPNELIGALRDSRMTCIMGVNTLYNALVMHPGLKDIDFSQLRLSGGGGAAIIATTSARWQEITGSFIREGYGLSETSPVLSFNPVFIDAFNGTAGLPLPSTDIKLLRADGSEAALGESGEICAKGPQVMSGYWNQPEANRAAFTADGYFRTGDIGVFDPQGFLKIVDRVKDMIIVSGFNVYPNEVEAVAAACPGVAECACVGEPNEKTGEAVRLFVVRSSGSELTGEQVIEYCRGELAAYKIPKFVTFVDALPKSTVGKILRRELRHTS; encoded by the coding sequence TTGAACAGCAGACACTGGGTGGCCAGTTACGGCGATATTCCATCTGAAATCGACGCCGACGCTTATCCGTCGGTCACGCATATGCTGGAAGGCGCGATGCGCAGGTTTGCGGATCTGCCCGCCTTCCGTTCGTTCGGCAACACGCTGACTTACGCCGACATCGACCGGCTGTCGCGCGATTTCGCCGCTTATCTGCAAGGCACGCTAGGCATCAAAAAGGGCGATCGCGTCGCCGTCATGACGCCGAACCTGCTTGCCTTTCCGATCGCGTTTCTCGGCATCATCCGTGCGGGCGCCGTGCAGGTGAATGTCAATCCGCTCTACACGCCGCGAGAACTTGAGCATCAACTCAAGGACGCGGGCGTCGAAACGATCGTCGTCTTCACGGGAAGCACCAGCGTCATCGCCGAGGTCAAGGACAAGGTCGGCCTCAAGACGATCCTGACCGTCGGCCCAGGCGACGGTACTTCGGCCAATCTGCCTGCACCACCTGTGGATGCACGGCTGACTACGACGATCGCGTTCCGCGACGCGCTTGCCGCAGGTGCCGCGTTGCCGTTCAAGCCCGTCGATACAACCGGCAACGATCTGCTGTTCCTCCAGTACACGGGCGGCACGACAGGGCTATCGAAAGGCGCGGCGCTGACGCACCGCAACCTCGTGGCGAATACCGAACAGTTCAAGGTCTTCATGCCCGGTGCAATGCGTCCGGGGCAGGAAGTGATCGTCACCGCGTTGCCGCTGTATCACATCTTCGCGTTGATGGTGAATTTCATCACCTTCTTCTCGATCGGCGCGGACAACTGGCTCGTGGCCAATCCGCGCGATCCGAACGAGCTGATCGGTGCACTGCGCGACTCCAGAATGACCTGCATCATGGGCGTCAACACGTTGTACAACGCACTTGTGATGCATCCTGGCCTGAAGGACATCGACTTCTCCCAGTTGCGTCTGTCGGGCGGCGGTGGAGCCGCGATCATCGCGACTACGTCGGCACGCTGGCAGGAGATCACGGGGAGCTTTATCCGCGAAGGCTATGGGCTGTCGGAAACCAGCCCCGTTCTGTCTTTCAACCCGGTCTTCATCGACGCATTCAACGGCACCGCCGGCTTGCCGCTGCCTTCCACCGATATCAAATTGCTGCGCGCCGACGGCAGCGAGGCCGCGCTCGGCGAGTCGGGAGAAATCTGCGCGAAGGGGCCGCAGGTGATGAGCGGCTACTGGAACCAGCCGGAAGCGAACCGCGCGGCATTCACGGCCGACGGTTACTTCCGCACTGGTGACATCGGCGTATTCGATCCGCAGGGCTTTCTCAAGATCGTGGATCGCGTGAAGGACATGATCATCGTGTCCGGATTCAACGTCTATCCGAACGAGGTCGAGGCGGTCGCTGCCGCGTGCCCAGGTGTAGCGGAGTGTGCGTGCGTCGGCGAGCCGAACGAGAAAACGGGCGAAGCGGTAAGGCTCTTTGTCGTCAGATCTTCCGGTAGCGAATTGACCGGGGAACAGGTCATCGAATATTGCCGCGGCGAACTGGCGGCCTACAAGATCCCCAAGTTCGTTACCTTCGTCGATGCGCTTCCCAAGTCGACAGTCGGCAAGATTTTGCGGCGCGAGCTTCGGCACACAAGCTGA
- a CDS encoding AraC family transcriptional regulator, translated as MANPLSATVPISLVKRFLVGADQEVVERLAERSGISRALLHEPGARVTQEQFSTLYRLLANELDDEMPGIFSRPFRSGTLKYLCLSLLDAPRLEVSMHRFSQFLHLILDDFKVECERDAALGRVTLVPTKSGYMTNALGCELLLKCAHGVASWLIGQKIPLLAIEFSFPKPLYVGDYPYLFPGPVRFDAEHTCMSFEATYMDMPIRRHKADLQDFLARAPEDWIFVTFAEQMMCHRVRHYIAGCLPEVVTIEATAQALNHSVRTLCRRLTDEGTTFQAIKNELRRDIAIQRLTRTDDTIAAIADDIGFDDSTAFHRAFRSWTGSTPQAYRKVQ; from the coding sequence TTGGCCAATCCACTCTCCGCGACCGTACCGATCTCTCTCGTCAAGCGCTTCCTGGTAGGCGCCGATCAGGAGGTGGTCGAGCGGCTCGCCGAGCGTTCAGGTATTTCGCGGGCGTTGCTGCACGAACCCGGCGCACGCGTCACGCAGGAACAGTTTTCGACGCTCTACCGGCTACTCGCCAACGAACTCGACGACGAAATGCCCGGTATTTTCAGCCGCCCGTTTCGCAGCGGGACCTTGAAGTATCTGTGCCTGAGTCTGCTCGATGCACCGCGGCTCGAGGTTTCGATGCACCGGTTCAGCCAGTTTCTGCATCTGATCCTCGATGACTTCAAGGTCGAATGCGAGCGTGATGCAGCGCTGGGTCGCGTGACGCTCGTCCCGACCAAGAGCGGGTACATGACCAACGCACTTGGTTGCGAATTGCTGTTGAAGTGTGCGCATGGCGTCGCCTCGTGGTTGATCGGGCAGAAAATCCCGTTGCTCGCCATCGAGTTCAGTTTCCCCAAGCCGCTGTATGTCGGCGACTATCCGTATCTGTTCCCGGGGCCGGTGCGTTTCGACGCGGAGCACACCTGCATGTCCTTCGAGGCAACCTATATGGACATGCCGATCCGGCGCCACAAGGCCGATCTGCAGGATTTTCTGGCCCGCGCACCGGAAGACTGGATCTTCGTGACTTTTGCCGAACAGATGATGTGTCACCGTGTGCGCCACTACATCGCCGGTTGCCTGCCGGAGGTGGTGACCATCGAGGCCACCGCGCAAGCGCTCAATCATTCGGTTCGCACGCTGTGCCGCCGGCTCACCGACGAGGGCACCACGTTCCAGGCGATCAAGAACGAGTTGCGACGCGATATCGCGATTCAACGGCTGACGCGCACCGACGACACGATCGCGGCCATCGCGGACGACATCGGGTTCGACGACTCGACCGCATTTCATCGCGCGTTTCGCAGCTGGACCGGCAGTACACCGCAAGCGTATCGAAAGGTTCAATAG